One window from the genome of Alkalihalobacillus sp. LMS6 encodes:
- a CDS encoding transporter substrate-binding domain-containing protein translates to MKKRLAFTIAGTFLLLVACGSDDTSGQDTASEEEGNQDSETVTYDVATDNNFVPFEFIDLETNELIGFDIELMEAIADEVGFEVVFHQMDFTGALSGIEQGSYDAAINGMTITEERKENIDFSDPYYESGLILAVAEDNDTIESIDDLNESHTVSTRLSSTSQTYLEENTDAASDAYPEITEAYQALLTGHVDAALYDMPNVQYFMQQQGEGSMKIVGDMLTGEEYGIAFPKGSDLVEDVNEALSTLMENGTYGDIYEEYFGERPEGM, encoded by the coding sequence ATGAAAAAACGATTAGCTTTTACCATCGCAGGAACGTTCTTACTTTTAGTAGCTTGTGGCAGTGACGACACGTCTGGTCAAGACACGGCTTCTGAGGAGGAAGGCAATCAGGACTCAGAAACGGTTACATACGATGTTGCGACAGACAACAACTTTGTCCCGTTTGAATTTATTGATTTAGAAACAAATGAGTTAATTGGCTTTGACATTGAGCTAATGGAAGCTATTGCAGATGAAGTAGGCTTTGAAGTCGTATTTCATCAAATGGATTTCACTGGTGCCCTTTCTGGCATTGAGCAAGGTTCTTATGATGCAGCCATTAATGGAATGACCATCACAGAGGAGCGTAAAGAAAACATCGATTTCTCAGACCCTTACTACGAATCTGGTTTAATTTTAGCAGTAGCTGAGGATAACGACACAATTGAGTCGATCGATGATTTAAATGAATCTCATACCGTATCAACGAGATTATCGTCAACCAGTCAAACATATCTTGAGGAAAATACAGACGCGGCATCGGATGCTTATCCGGAGATTACTGAAGCGTATCAAGCGTTACTTACTGGCCATGTAGATGCTGCACTTTATGACATGCCTAACGTACAGTACTTTATGCAGCAGCAAGGAGAAGGCTCCATGAAAATTGTAGGCGACATGTTAACAGGGGAAGAGTATGGGATTGCTTTTCCAAAAGGATCAGATTTAGTAGAAGATGTTAACGAGGCACTTTCAACTTTAATGGAAAACGGTACGTATGGAGACATCTATGAAGAGTACTTTGGCGAACGACCAGAAGGCATGTAA
- a CDS encoding amino acid ABC transporter permease, with product MDFGAFPFLVEGLKLTIIITIVGVFLGSLIGTIVGLMKLSQFHLLKAIAVIFVEIIRGTPLLAQIFFIHFGIPGIFGMRFDPLYTGIFVIAINSGAYIAEIVRGAVQSIDRGQMEAGRSLGLTSAQTMRHIVWPQAVKVMIPPFGNQFVISLKDTSLLSTIAVADLMYQSRTYTGISASYFDTYLLVCLFYLSITIPASILLRYIERRLDH from the coding sequence ATGGATTTTGGTGCATTTCCATTTTTAGTAGAAGGCTTAAAGCTGACGATTATTATTACGATTGTTGGTGTATTTCTCGGGAGTCTTATTGGAACCATAGTAGGCTTGATGAAGCTTTCTCAATTTCATCTATTAAAAGCAATTGCTGTTATTTTTGTAGAGATCATTCGAGGAACACCACTGCTCGCACAAATTTTCTTTATTCACTTTGGCATACCTGGAATCTTTGGGATGCGGTTTGATCCGTTATACACAGGAATTTTTGTGATTGCGATAAATTCAGGGGCATATATTGCGGAAATTGTAAGAGGCGCTGTACAATCAATAGATAGAGGACAAATGGAAGCAGGGCGTTCGCTAGGGCTAACAAGTGCTCAAACGATGCGTCATATTGTTTGGCCACAGGCAGTAAAGGTCATGATTCCACCGTTTGGAAATCAGTTTGTTATTAGTTTAAAAGATACTTCACTTTTGTCGACGATTGCTGTCGCCGATTTAATGTATCAAAGCCGAACGTATACAGGGATTTCCGCCTCCTATTTCGATACATATTTATTAGTTTGTTTATTTTATCTATCGATTACGATACCAGCTTCAATCTTATTAAGGTATATAGAACGGAGACTTGATCACTAA
- a CDS encoding M20 family metallopeptidase: MEAIKKRAQEIEETIIKWRRHLHQYPERSFQEKETSAFVKKQLEQIPGMEVRQSTHGYGVIGTLSKGTGPTIALRADMDALPIEEEANVSFSSQHPGVMHACGHDAHTAILLGAATLLSEQFKNESILGTVRFVFQPAEEATDEYNKSGGTYLIEEGVYDEVDLALALHMCPWLTPDAIQVHKGPSMGSLDVFKGTIKGTGGHGAYPHLGKDPVWLLSQVLPALYSLQGRLVSPLESAVLSIGIIQGGAANNVIPSEVYVEGTLRCYTASTRAYLLKEIKNTFSLANVFGGEGSCMIEPGEPPLLNDHDVVDLVVQTAMQLYPDDTIIDAPFGMGSEDFAYTAEKTKAAMFFLGCQPAHGQFDLHTPLFQIDESCLQKGASMMAAAAIAALNRGNEM, translated from the coding sequence ATGGAGGCAATAAAAAAACGAGCGCAAGAGATAGAAGAAACGATCATTAAATGGCGGCGCCACCTCCACCAATATCCTGAACGTAGTTTTCAAGAAAAAGAGACGTCCGCTTTTGTAAAAAAACAACTTGAACAAATACCAGGGATGGAGGTTCGCCAATCTACACATGGATACGGCGTAATTGGAACATTATCAAAGGGAACAGGACCAACAATTGCTTTACGTGCTGATATGGACGCATTACCTATTGAAGAGGAGGCAAATGTCTCCTTTTCAAGTCAACATCCAGGTGTGATGCACGCATGTGGACACGATGCACATACAGCCATTCTTCTAGGTGCAGCTACACTGCTTTCAGAGCAATTTAAAAATGAATCGATACTTGGCACCGTTCGTTTTGTTTTCCAACCAGCAGAGGAAGCGACTGACGAGTATAACAAGTCAGGTGGCACGTACTTGATCGAAGAGGGCGTATACGATGAGGTCGATCTGGCGCTCGCTCTCCATATGTGTCCGTGGCTGACACCTGATGCGATCCAAGTTCATAAAGGACCTTCAATGGGAAGCTTGGACGTATTTAAAGGCACCATTAAAGGAACAGGTGGGCATGGAGCGTACCCTCATTTAGGGAAAGACCCAGTTTGGTTACTCTCCCAAGTACTACCGGCGCTTTATAGCCTGCAAGGAAGGCTCGTATCGCCATTGGAATCAGCTGTTTTAAGCATAGGGATTATACAAGGCGGAGCTGCCAATAATGTCATTCCTTCTGAAGTCTATGTAGAAGGAACGTTGCGCTGCTATACTGCTTCGACGCGAGCCTATTTACTTAAGGAAATTAAGAATACATTTAGCCTTGCTAATGTCTTTGGTGGAGAAGGTTCTTGCATGATTGAACCAGGGGAACCACCACTTTTGAATGATCATGATGTGGTTGATCTTGTCGTGCAAACAGCGATGCAGCTCTATCCAGACGATACGATCATTGATGCACCCTTTGGAATGGGAAGTGAAGATTTCGCTTATACGGCTGAAAAAACGAAAGCAGCAATGTTTTTCTTAGGCTGCCAACCAGCACATGGGCAGTTTGATTTGCATACACCACTTTTTCAAATTGATGAATCATGTTTACAAAAAGGAGCCAGTATGATGGCTGCTGCGGCAATCGCTGCTTTAAACAGGGGGAATGAGATGTGA
- a CDS encoding ABC transporter ATP-binding protein, giving the protein MFVPNTLLKVANLKQYFPIKGGFIGRTVNHVKAVDDISFELNEGETVSIVGESGCGKSTTGRAILRLDEPTEGSVEFQGEDLLSLSRGKMRKKRDDMQIIFQDPYASINPRQTVRQVLSEALTIQKVAPAKEHDGIIRELMKTVGLGEHQIDRFPHEFSGGQRQRVGIARALAVNPKLIICDEAVSALDVSIQAQVINLLKKLQRERKLTYLFISHDLGVVRHISDRVIVMYLGKIVEIGDKKSVFDNPQHPYTKALLSAIPSPDPNVKKERIILQGDVPSPIDPPNGCRFHTRCPFATDKCRTENPELRTTDDMKEGHRGACHYMEEITAGKMEPAYS; this is encoded by the coding sequence ATGTTCGTGCCGAATACGTTACTAAAAGTAGCTAATTTAAAACAATACTTTCCTATAAAAGGTGGCTTCATAGGTCGTACAGTAAACCATGTTAAAGCGGTTGACGACATTTCATTTGAATTAAATGAAGGCGAAACGGTTTCAATCGTAGGGGAGTCTGGTTGTGGGAAATCCACAACTGGACGTGCCATCCTTCGTCTAGATGAGCCGACTGAAGGCTCTGTTGAATTCCAAGGAGAAGACCTTCTGTCATTAAGTCGGGGAAAAATGCGTAAAAAACGTGATGATATGCAAATTATCTTTCAAGACCCTTATGCATCCATTAATCCGAGACAAACAGTTAGACAAGTGTTATCAGAAGCACTGACGATTCAAAAGGTAGCGCCTGCTAAAGAACATGACGGCATTATTCGTGAACTAATGAAAACTGTTGGTCTTGGTGAGCACCAAATTGATCGGTTTCCACACGAATTTAGTGGTGGTCAGCGTCAACGTGTTGGGATTGCCCGTGCATTAGCCGTTAACCCGAAATTAATTATCTGTGATGAAGCGGTGTCTGCATTAGACGTATCCATTCAAGCACAGGTCATTAACTTGCTAAAGAAGCTACAGCGTGAGCGTAAATTAACGTATTTATTTATCTCGCATGACCTTGGTGTGGTTCGTCACATCTCCGATCGCGTGATTGTGATGTACTTGGGTAAGATCGTGGAAATCGGCGATAAAAAATCGGTTTTTGATAATCCTCAACACCCGTATACAAAAGCATTGCTATCGGCGATTCCAAGTCCTGATCCAAATGTGAAGAAAGAACGTATTATTCTTCAAGGTGACGTACCATCTCCAATTGATCCACCGAATGGCTGTCGTTTCCATACTCGTTGTCCATTTGCGACTGATAAGTGCCGTACGGAAAACCCAGAACTTCGTACAACAGATGATATGAAGGAAGGGCACAGAGGTGCGTGTCACTATATGGAAGAGATTACGGCTGGAAAAATGGAGCCTGCTTATTCATAA
- a CDS encoding ABC transporter permease has product MLKFIVRRLIQLVPVLIGVTLLVFSLMHFIPGDPAQVLAGESATPQQIEAVNERLGLNDPYPVQYFRYMSNLVQFDLGNSLRSGLPVSEMIGDRIWVTVELAFYSTILSIFLGIIAGVLAATKHGSFRDSAIMVVALFGMSMPNFWLGLVLIQWFVLGNVPLLGNWLNFEWFSPTGWGSFSQIVLPVFMLGISGAAIIARMTRSSMLEVIHQDYIRTARAKGVKERVVIYQHALKNALIPVITVTGLSFGSLLGGAVLAESVFAINGMGRMIIDAISTRDFPVMQGGILVASLLFVLVMFLVDIAYRLVNKRVEAE; this is encoded by the coding sequence ATGCTTAAATTTATTGTACGTCGGCTAATACAACTAGTACCTGTTTTAATCGGGGTTACGTTACTCGTTTTTTCATTAATGCATTTTATTCCGGGTGATCCAGCACAAGTGCTTGCTGGTGAATCTGCTACACCGCAACAAATTGAAGCGGTAAATGAGCGATTAGGTTTAAATGACCCTTACCCGGTTCAATATTTTCGCTATATGTCTAATCTTGTTCAATTTGACTTAGGGAATTCGTTAAGAAGTGGCTTACCTGTATCAGAGATGATTGGGGACCGGATATGGGTGACCGTCGAATTAGCTTTTTATAGTACCATACTAAGTATTTTCTTAGGCATTATTGCAGGCGTTTTAGCTGCTACAAAACATGGTTCATTCCGCGACTCTGCCATTATGGTCGTTGCTTTGTTCGGAATGTCGATGCCAAACTTTTGGCTTGGACTTGTGTTAATTCAATGGTTTGTACTAGGAAATGTACCGTTACTAGGAAACTGGTTAAACTTTGAATGGTTTAGCCCGACCGGTTGGGGCAGCTTCAGCCAAATTGTCTTGCCAGTCTTTATGTTAGGAATTTCCGGTGCAGCGATTATTGCTCGTATGACACGCTCTAGTATGCTCGAGGTTATTCACCAAGATTACATCCGTACAGCACGTGCGAAAGGTGTTAAGGAACGGGTTGTTATTTACCAACATGCTCTAAAAAACGCGTTAATCCCAGTTATTACTGTAACGGGCTTAAGTTTTGGTAGTCTATTAGGTGGAGCGGTGTTAGCAGAAAGCGTGTTTGCGATTAACGGCATGGGGAGAATGATTATTGATGCCATTAGTACTCGTGACTTCCCTGTTATGCAAGGTGGAATCCTTGTCGCGTCCTTATTATTTGTTCTTGTCATGTTCTTAGTAGACATTGCTTATCGTCTTGTAAATAAACGAGTAGAAGCGGAATAA
- a CDS encoding ABC transporter ATP-binding protein, giving the protein MSKDAILQIRDLRTSFFTKQLEVKAVDGVTFDVEKGKTIGIVGESGSGKSITSLSILNLLSHPGKIVGGEILFKGEDLSKKTPAQMRKIRGNEISMIFQEPMTSLNPTFTVGRQISESFQIHEGLSKKDARKRSIEMLKLVGIPSPEKRIDQYPFELSGGMRQRVMIAIALACQPELLIADEPTTALDVTIQAQILELIRELQRTLGMSVIMITHDLGVVAETCDNVAVMYGGQVVEYAPINDLFKNPRHPYTVGLMNSLPKHDEDVEGDLTIIKGSVPAPADMPKGCRFAPRCPFASEICKELPELQTEEDGRQVRCWIYTDQWDGPEVNVRAEYVTKSS; this is encoded by the coding sequence TTGAGTAAAGATGCTATCCTGCAAATTCGCGATCTTCGTACATCCTTTTTCACTAAACAATTAGAAGTAAAAGCTGTCGATGGCGTTACATTTGATGTTGAAAAAGGAAAAACGATTGGGATTGTCGGAGAATCTGGTTCTGGTAAAAGTATCACTTCTCTATCTATATTAAACTTGCTTTCTCATCCAGGAAAAATTGTTGGGGGCGAGATCCTTTTCAAAGGGGAAGACCTGTCGAAAAAGACACCAGCACAAATGAGAAAGATTCGTGGAAACGAAATTTCAATGATCTTCCAAGAGCCGATGACATCATTGAATCCTACTTTTACAGTTGGTAGACAAATTAGTGAGTCCTTTCAAATTCACGAAGGTTTATCAAAAAAGGATGCTCGAAAACGTTCTATTGAAATGTTAAAGCTAGTTGGTATTCCGTCTCCTGAAAAGCGAATTGACCAATATCCATTTGAACTATCTGGTGGAATGCGTCAACGTGTGATGATCGCAATCGCTCTCGCGTGTCAACCTGAGTTATTAATAGCTGATGAGCCAACAACAGCATTAGATGTAACGATTCAAGCTCAAATCTTAGAATTAATAAGAGAATTACAACGTACGTTAGGCATGTCCGTTATTATGATTACCCATGACCTTGGTGTTGTTGCTGAGACGTGTGACAATGTTGCGGTTATGTATGGTGGACAAGTTGTCGAGTACGCGCCGATTAATGATTTATTTAAGAATCCGAGGCATCCTTACACGGTTGGTTTAATGAATTCATTGCCAAAGCACGATGAAGATGTTGAAGGTGATTTAACCATTATTAAAGGATCTGTGCCAGCACCTGCAGACATGCCAAAAGGCTGTCGTTTTGCTCCACGTTGTCCGTTTGCGAGCGAGATTTGTAAAGAGCTACCTGAATTACAAACTGAAGAAGACGGTAGACAAGTACGTTGTTGGATTTATACAGATCAATGGGATGGTCCGGAGGTGAATGTTCGTGCCGAATACGTTACTAAAAGTAGCTAA
- a CDS encoding homoserine dehydrogenase, translating into MKLKLALLGFGVVGQGLVDHLIHNSEKAKEEVGFDPIVVAISDFKKGSIYDPNGLNLALVLETLEETGSLDTYPGSNDLVRGLDAIETIIESNADVVVEATYTNVKTGEPAITHCKTAFEHKKSVVMTNKGPIALALKELEQLAKENSVFLGYEGTVMSGTPALRLPKATLIGNEITKISGILNGTTNYMITQMEAGKSYEAALAEAQEKGYAEADPTSDVEGYDAMYKVVILANAIMGKSITVDQVERKGLNTLSREAIVAAKANQRCWKMLGTVEELPDGDVRASVKPVEVAMDHPLASIGGATNAVTYTCNMSGEITLTGAGAGKSETGFALMIDLIYCHLHVQKQATITMVN; encoded by the coding sequence GTGAAGCTTAAGTTAGCGTTACTAGGATTTGGGGTTGTCGGTCAAGGTCTAGTCGATCACTTGATTCATAACAGCGAGAAAGCAAAGGAAGAAGTAGGATTTGATCCAATCGTCGTGGCCATTTCTGATTTTAAAAAGGGGTCAATTTACGATCCGAATGGTCTTAATTTGGCGCTTGTTCTCGAAACGCTAGAAGAAACAGGTTCTTTAGATACGTACCCAGGTTCTAATGATTTGGTGCGAGGACTTGATGCGATTGAAACAATTATCGAAAGCAACGCAGACGTTGTGGTGGAAGCTACCTATACAAATGTTAAAACGGGAGAACCGGCAATTACCCATTGTAAAACCGCTTTTGAACATAAGAAAAGTGTTGTTATGACGAATAAAGGCCCAATTGCGCTCGCATTAAAAGAACTGGAGCAATTAGCAAAAGAAAACAGCGTTTTTCTAGGATATGAAGGAACAGTAATGAGTGGGACACCAGCATTACGACTTCCAAAAGCAACATTGATTGGCAACGAGATCACAAAAATTAGTGGGATTTTAAACGGAACTACCAATTATATGATTACACAAATGGAAGCGGGAAAATCATACGAAGCCGCTTTAGCAGAAGCACAAGAAAAAGGATATGCAGAGGCAGACCCAACGAGTGATGTAGAGGGTTATGATGCCATGTATAAAGTCGTCATCTTAGCCAATGCGATTATGGGTAAATCCATTACTGTGGATCAAGTCGAGCGTAAAGGATTAAATACATTGTCTCGTGAAGCAATCGTTGCAGCTAAAGCGAATCAACGATGTTGGAAAATGCTTGGCACGGTAGAAGAGCTTCCAGATGGAGATGTTCGTGCATCTGTCAAACCGGTCGAAGTTGCCATGGATCATCCTTTAGCAAGTATTGGCGGCGCAACGAATGCCGTGACGTATACGTGCAATATGTCAGGTGAGATTACGTTAACAGGAGCTGGCGCAGGGAAAAGCGAAACTGGTTTTGCGTTAATGATTGATTTAATTTACTGTCACCTGCATGTTCAAAAGCAAGCCACTATCACAATGGTGAATTAG
- a CDS encoding aldehyde dehydrogenase family protein, whose product MKLDLKRQKMYVAGEWVEREQVLEVRNPEDDDLIAVVPRASRNDMADAIELAKKGAKESAALPVYKRMEMLNKAADYVATHKEAFARTIAKEGSKTIKEARKEAGRCVETLRLSAEEARRVTGETIPFDQSQGGVGRFGYYERVPLGIIGAITPFNDPLNLVAHKVGPAIAAGNAIVVKPATATPLSALFLAQAFDHAELPKGILSVITGVGSEVGEVLMTHPDVRMISFTGGMEAGLKIANQAGLKKKSMELGSNSPVIVLDDASLEEAVPACVSGAFWAAGQNCIGVQRIYVDQTIYGSFKELFVAEAKAYRLGSKLDESTDMGPLINEKEAKRVAFVVEDAVRSGATMLTGGNRDGAYYEPTVLENVPDDCYLGREEVFGPVVLLYPYSNLDEAVEKANQTEYGLQAGLFTKDLQRAFTLIKELHVGGVMINDSTDFRIDAMPFGGTKQSGIGREGVKFSINEMTEEKVVCFKLA is encoded by the coding sequence ATGAAATTGGATTTAAAACGACAGAAAATGTATGTTGCCGGTGAATGGGTAGAACGAGAACAAGTGCTAGAAGTTCGTAACCCTGAAGACGATGATCTAATTGCAGTCGTTCCAAGAGCATCACGTAACGATATGGCTGATGCGATTGAATTAGCAAAGAAAGGCGCAAAAGAATCTGCTGCGTTACCAGTCTACAAACGAATGGAAATGCTAAATAAAGCAGCTGACTATGTAGCTACACATAAAGAGGCCTTTGCCCGAACCATAGCTAAAGAAGGTAGCAAAACGATTAAAGAAGCGCGAAAAGAAGCAGGTAGATGTGTGGAGACTTTGCGTCTCTCTGCAGAAGAAGCCCGAAGAGTGACTGGGGAAACGATTCCTTTTGATCAGTCACAAGGAGGAGTTGGACGGTTTGGCTATTATGAACGGGTACCGCTTGGGATTATTGGCGCCATAACGCCTTTTAATGACCCGTTAAATTTAGTCGCTCATAAAGTTGGTCCTGCCATTGCAGCTGGCAATGCAATTGTTGTCAAACCAGCTACAGCTACTCCACTTAGCGCACTCTTTTTAGCGCAGGCATTTGATCATGCTGAACTGCCGAAAGGCATTCTATCTGTCATTACGGGCGTCGGCTCGGAAGTAGGAGAGGTTCTTATGACCCATCCTGACGTACGAATGATCTCTTTTACAGGTGGAATGGAAGCAGGCTTAAAAATTGCCAATCAAGCCGGTTTAAAAAAGAAAAGCATGGAGCTCGGCTCAAATTCACCTGTTATTGTTCTAGATGATGCTTCGTTAGAAGAAGCGGTGCCTGCATGCGTAAGTGGTGCGTTTTGGGCTGCAGGTCAAAACTGCATTGGCGTGCAGCGCATCTATGTCGACCAAACGATATACGGATCATTTAAAGAATTATTCGTCGCAGAAGCTAAGGCGTACCGACTAGGATCTAAGCTTGATGAATCAACGGACATGGGTCCATTAATTAATGAAAAAGAAGCAAAACGTGTTGCTTTTGTGGTTGAAGATGCGGTTCGTTCGGGTGCAACTATGTTAACAGGTGGGAACCGAGACGGGGCTTATTACGAACCAACCGTTTTAGAAAATGTTCCCGATGACTGCTATCTTGGTAGGGAAGAAGTGTTTGGCCCCGTTGTTTTGCTTTATCCGTATTCAAACCTTGATGAAGCGGTTGAAAAAGCAAATCAAACAGAATATGGTTTGCAGGCAGGTCTATTTACAAAAGATCTTCAACGCGCGTTTACATTAATTAAAGAGCTCCATGTCGGGGGCGTCATGATTAATGACAGCACCGATTTTCGAATTGATGCCATGCCATTTGGTGGAACGAAGCAATCTGGTATCGGTAGAGAAGGGGTTAAATTTTCTATTAACGAAATGACTGAAGAGAAGGTTGTTTGTTTTAAATTGGCATAA
- a CDS encoding amino acid ABC transporter ATP-binding protein produces the protein MITVKDLHKSFGENEVLKGISTKINEKEVVCVIGPSGSGKSTFLRCLNRLEHITSGDVYIEDVNIAEPKTDLNRIRQDVGMVFQHFNLFPHKTVLENITLAPMKIKKLDKEEAKKKSMALLEKVGLSDKANDYPASLSGGQKQRVAIARALSMNPKIMLFDEPTSALDPELVGDVLNVMKDLALDGMTMVVVTHEMGFAREVGDRVFFMDQGKIVEEGTPEQLFDETKHERTKAFLSKVL, from the coding sequence ATGATTACCGTAAAAGATTTGCATAAATCATTTGGAGAAAATGAAGTATTAAAGGGAATTTCAACGAAAATTAATGAAAAAGAAGTGGTATGTGTAATTGGCCCTTCTGGCTCAGGTAAAAGCACATTTTTGCGTTGTTTAAATCGTCTCGAGCATATTACATCAGGAGATGTCTACATTGAAGATGTGAATATAGCGGAGCCAAAAACAGATTTAAACCGCATTCGTCAAGATGTCGGAATGGTGTTCCAGCACTTTAATTTATTTCCTCATAAAACAGTTCTAGAAAATATTACGCTCGCGCCAATGAAAATAAAAAAACTAGATAAAGAAGAAGCTAAAAAAAAATCAATGGCTCTCCTTGAAAAAGTTGGTTTAAGTGATAAAGCCAACGACTATCCCGCTAGTTTATCTGGTGGACAAAAACAACGTGTAGCAATAGCACGTGCGTTGTCTATGAATCCAAAGATTATGTTATTTGATGAACCTACATCCGCTCTTGACCCAGAACTTGTAGGGGATGTATTAAACGTAATGAAAGACCTTGCCCTTGATGGAATGACAATGGTCGTGGTTACGCATGAGATGGGTTTTGCCCGAGAAGTAGGCGACCGTGTGTTTTTTATGGATCAAGGCAAGATCGTGGAAGAGGGGACACCCGAACAATTATTTGATGAAACAAAGCACGAGCGGACAAAGGCATTCTTAAGTAAAGTCTTATAA
- a CDS encoding cystathionine gamma-synthase family protein yields MTEMNEAKLATKAVWAGEKDYLVHGATQVPVIPSVAFGYDDMDEWYEVAIGRKKGHIYGRNTNPTVQAFEDKVKVLEGANAATSFSTGMAAISNSLYTFLRPGDRVVTIKDTYGGTNKIFTEFLPNMNVEVQFCETGNHEQILEETAKGCKILYLETPTNPTVKITDIKKCAEAGHEAGALVIVDNTFATPVNQNPLKLGADLVIHSATKFLGGHADALGGVVVGYDGSLVEAIYHYREINGATMDPWAAYLLLRGMKTLDLRVKRQAENAMKLATFLKKVEGVEQVFYPGLEDHPNHAIAKEQMSGFGGMLSFAVAGGVDTVRHLLPKLQYANRAANLGAVETTVGPARTTSHVECTPEERAAMGIPEGLIRVSCGIEDAEDIINDFKQAFEAAKVGV; encoded by the coding sequence ATGACAGAGATGAATGAAGCAAAGTTAGCAACGAAAGCCGTATGGGCTGGCGAGAAAGACTATTTAGTGCACGGAGCCACACAAGTACCCGTCATTCCGAGTGTAGCGTTTGGCTACGATGATATGGATGAGTGGTATGAAGTGGCGATTGGTCGAAAGAAAGGTCATATTTATGGACGTAATACGAATCCAACGGTTCAAGCATTTGAAGATAAAGTGAAGGTATTAGAGGGAGCGAACGCAGCAACGAGTTTCTCTACTGGTATGGCTGCGATATCAAATTCACTTTATACGTTTCTCCGTCCTGGGGATCGTGTCGTAACGATTAAAGATACGTACGGGGGCACGAATAAAATTTTTACTGAATTTTTGCCAAATATGAATGTAGAGGTTCAGTTCTGCGAAACAGGGAACCATGAGCAAATCTTAGAGGAAACAGCAAAAGGATGTAAGATCTTATATCTAGAAACGCCAACCAATCCAACAGTGAAAATTACCGATATCAAAAAGTGTGCAGAAGCCGGTCATGAGGCAGGAGCGCTAGTCATTGTCGATAATACATTTGCGACTCCTGTTAATCAAAATCCATTAAAGCTCGGTGCAGACCTCGTTATTCACAGCGCCACGAAGTTCTTAGGCGGTCATGCTGATGCGTTAGGAGGCGTTGTTGTTGGCTATGATGGTTCATTAGTAGAAGCGATTTATCATTACCGTGAGATTAATGGGGCGACAATGGACCCATGGGCTGCTTATTTACTCTTGCGTGGCATGAAAACACTCGACCTGCGGGTAAAACGCCAAGCCGAGAATGCGATGAAGCTAGCAACGTTTCTTAAAAAGGTAGAAGGCGTGGAGCAAGTCTTTTATCCGGGGCTTGAAGATCATCCGAATCACGCCATTGCGAAAGAACAAATGTCTGGCTTTGGCGGCATGCTGAGTTTTGCCGTTGCAGGAGGAGTCGATACAGTCCGCCATCTTTTGCCAAAGTTACAGTATGCGAATCGTGCTGCGAATTTAGGAGCTGTCGAGACAACGGTAGGACCTGCAAGAACAACAAGCCACGTTGAATGTACACCTGAAGAGCGTGCTGCAATGGGCATTCCCGAAGGACTTATTCGAGTTTCGTGTGGAATTGAAGATGCAGAGGATATTATAAATGATTTCAAGCAAGCATTCGAGGCTGCTAAAGTAGGCGTGTAA